In Dyadobacter subterraneus, a single genomic region encodes these proteins:
- a CDS encoding UDP-N-acetylmuramoyl-tripeptide--D-alanyl-D-alanine ligase has product MHTSLEQLYDIYLKGHTISTDTRQITDGCIFFALKGDNFDGNTYAAEALKKGAAYAVVDNPDVATNARFLLVEDVLTALQDLARHHRKTFTFPVIALTGSNGKTTTKELIAKVLSMKYKTYATKGNLNNHIGVPLTLLAIDAAKYEMAVVEMGANHQEEIALLSSIAQPTHGLITNIGKAHLEGFGGVKGIVKGKGELLDYLSKKKGTVFVNVQNDAVMEMVSKRRAFGEIVFYCTESSPVNPKLIQESPVVTFEGNKGKIVTTHIPGQYNFDNMCAAIAVGNHFGVTDDDAYEAVANYQPDNNRSQIVKRGTNTVIMDAYNANPSSMAAAITNFANMEAKHKMVILGDMFELGDASEEEHLALGKLVADAKFDLVILTGKHMQAALAALPKAYYFPDKFSLHNWVMDNPQHETLILIKGSRGMALESVLSVMAQ; this is encoded by the coding sequence ATGCATACCTCTCTTGAACAGCTTTACGACATTTACCTTAAAGGCCATACAATTAGCACAGATACACGCCAGATCACAGATGGATGCATCTTTTTTGCTTTGAAAGGAGATAATTTCGATGGCAACACATACGCAGCCGAAGCACTGAAAAAAGGAGCTGCTTATGCCGTTGTAGATAATCCGGATGTTGCAACAAATGCCAGGTTTTTATTGGTTGAAGATGTATTAACAGCTCTTCAGGATTTGGCCAGGCATCACAGAAAAACTTTTACTTTTCCTGTAATCGCATTAACCGGATCAAACGGAAAAACGACCACCAAAGAATTGATTGCAAAGGTTTTGTCCATGAAATATAAAACTTACGCAACGAAGGGAAACCTGAATAATCACATTGGCGTACCGCTAACGCTGCTTGCTATTGACGCTGCAAAATACGAAATGGCGGTTGTTGAAATGGGTGCGAATCATCAGGAGGAAATTGCATTACTGAGCAGCATCGCGCAACCTACGCATGGTTTGATCACCAATATCGGGAAAGCACATCTTGAAGGTTTTGGTGGTGTTAAAGGAATTGTGAAAGGCAAAGGCGAACTTCTGGATTATCTGTCCAAAAAGAAAGGGACCGTTTTTGTGAATGTGCAAAATGATGCAGTCATGGAAATGGTCAGCAAGCGCAGGGCTTTCGGTGAAATTGTTTTTTACTGTACAGAAAGCAGTCCGGTAAACCCCAAATTAATTCAGGAAAGTCCTGTGGTTACTTTTGAAGGAAATAAAGGAAAAATTGTAACCACACATATTCCCGGACAATACAATTTTGATAATATGTGCGCCGCCATTGCTGTTGGAAATCATTTTGGCGTAACCGACGACGATGCTTATGAAGCCGTTGCCAATTACCAGCCGGATAATAACCGCTCCCAAATCGTAAAACGAGGAACAAATACGGTGATCATGGATGCCTACAATGCAAATCCGTCTTCCATGGCCGCAGCGATTACAAACTTTGCCAATATGGAAGCCAAGCATAAAATGGTTATCCTTGGTGATATGTTTGAGCTTGGAGACGCTTCGGAAGAAGAACATTTAGCTTTGGGAAAACTGGTGGCTGATGCAAAATTCGACCTGGTTATTCTTACCGGAAAACATATGCAGGCTGCGTTGGCAGCATTACCAAAAGCTTATTATTTCCCCGACAAATTTTCACTGCACAACTGGGTGATGGATAATCCGCAGCATGAGACATTGATACTAATTAAAGGATCAAGAGGGATGGCTTTGGAGTCGGTGCTGAGTGTGATGGCGCAATAG
- a CDS encoding peroxiredoxin produces the protein MKNTIVSVGSKFPEFKKISVVSLEKGNEFYDITSEDHINAEKWMVMFWWPKDFTFVCPTEIAEFNKKTSDFADRDAILIGASTDSENVHLAWRKNHDDLRDLQFPMLADTSKSLAEELGILEANEKIAYRATYIVDPQGIIRWVSVNDLAVGRNVDEVLRVLDALQTDELCPCNWVKGEATLA, from the coding sequence ATGAAAAATACAATTGTATCAGTTGGATCGAAATTCCCTGAATTCAAAAAAATCTCAGTAGTATCTCTTGAAAAAGGAAACGAATTTTATGATATTACTTCTGAGGATCATATCAATGCAGAGAAATGGATGGTAATGTTCTGGTGGCCAAAAGATTTCACTTTTGTTTGTCCTACTGAAATTGCTGAATTTAACAAAAAAACTTCTGATTTTGCTGATCGTGATGCAATCCTGATCGGTGCATCAACAGATAGCGAAAATGTTCACTTGGCCTGGAGAAAAAACCACGATGATCTTCGTGATCTTCAATTCCCAATGCTTGCTGATACTTCAAAATCTCTTGCAGAAGAATTAGGAATTCTTGAAGCTAACGAGAAAATTGCTTACCGCGCAACTTACATTGTTGATCCACAAGGAATTATCCGTTGGGTATCTGTAAATGATCTTGCAGTTGGACGTAACGTCGACGAAGTTCTTCGTGTACTAGACGCTTTGCAGACTGACGAACTTTGCCCTTGCAACTGGGTTAAAGGAGAAGCTACACTAGCTTAA
- a CDS encoding carboxymuconolactone decarboxylase family protein encodes MYPFAATGNTKDSLYKEINLPAEFESVLINKLAALDHRYLKDLKINIGNVLKSQNINRKEALLIALSVAINEKNTALISAIEELAIAESADEKELAEVTACVSLMNANNVFYRFRHFMDKEFYNNAPAGIKMSIMVNPVLGKEFFELLSLVVSALNGCEMCVTSHEQSVLNHGGTQARIFDAVRIGAIFKSFTVLI; translated from the coding sequence ATGTATCCATTTGCAGCCACAGGGAATACTAAAGATTCTCTGTATAAAGAAATCAATTTGCCTGCCGAATTTGAAAGCGTGCTAATCAACAAGCTGGCAGCGCTAGATCACCGATACCTTAAAGATTTGAAAATCAATATTGGTAACGTTTTGAAATCTCAAAATATCAACCGTAAAGAAGCTTTATTGATCGCTCTTTCTGTTGCTATCAATGAGAAAAATACCGCGCTTATTTCTGCCATTGAAGAACTTGCTATTGCGGAAAGTGCTGATGAAAAAGAACTTGCAGAAGTCACTGCCTGCGTGTCTTTGATGAATGCCAATAACGTGTTCTATCGTTTCAGACACTTTATGGACAAGGAATTTTACAACAATGCTCCTGCCGGAATTAAAATGAGCATCATGGTAAATCCTGTGCTTGGTAAAGAGTTTTTTGAATTGTTGAGTCTTGTCGTTTCAGCACTTAATGGTTGTGAAATGTGTGTAACCTCTCACGAACAATCTGTATTAAATCACGGTGGAACGCAGGCGCGTATTTTTGATGCGGTTCGCATCGGAGCTATTTTCAAGAGCTTTACTGTTCTTATTTAA
- the ahcY gene encoding adenosylhomocysteinase — protein sequence MATSTETYIPYKVKDITLAEWGRKEITLAEAEMPGLMSIRAEYGPSQPLKGARVAGCLHMTIQTAVLIETLTALGAEVTWSSCNIFSTQDHAAAAIAAAGIPVYAWKGMNEEEFNWCIEQTLFFGEDRKPLNMILDDGGDLTNMVFDDFPELIDGIKGLSEETTTGVLRLYDRLKNGTLHLPAINVNDSVTKSKFDNKYGCRESLVDSIRRATDLMLAGKVAVVAGYGDVGKGSAESLRGAGCRVLVTEIDPICALQAAMDGFEVVTMDEAATRANIFVTATGNYKIITDRHFLKMRDKAVVCNIGHFDNEIDMAWLNSTYGTSKTQIKPQVDIYSVEGKDIIILAEGRLVNLGCAMGHPSFVMSCSFSNQTLAQIELWTNTSAYEKKVYVLPKALDEKVAAFHLAHVGAKLETLSDEQAAYIGVSTEGPYKADTYRY from the coding sequence ATGGCAACGTCAACAGAAACGTACATTCCTTACAAGGTTAAAGACATAACGCTGGCCGAATGGGGTCGCAAAGAAATTACATTGGCAGAGGCAGAAATGCCTGGACTTATGTCAATCCGCGCTGAATACGGACCATCACAGCCTTTGAAAGGTGCACGTGTTGCTGGTTGTCTTCACATGACAATCCAAACTGCTGTTTTGATCGAAACACTTACAGCATTGGGTGCAGAAGTTACCTGGTCTTCATGTAACATTTTCTCTACGCAAGATCACGCAGCAGCAGCAATCGCAGCAGCGGGTATTCCTGTGTATGCATGGAAAGGTATGAACGAGGAAGAATTCAACTGGTGTATCGAGCAAACTCTTTTCTTCGGTGAAGATCGTAAGCCTTTGAACATGATTCTTGATGACGGTGGTGACCTTACCAACATGGTATTCGACGATTTCCCTGAATTGATCGATGGTATCAAAGGTCTTTCGGAAGAAACTACTACAGGTGTTCTTCGTCTGTACGACCGTCTTAAAAACGGAACGCTTCATTTGCCTGCAATCAACGTAAATGACTCGGTTACTAAATCTAAATTTGATAACAAATATGGTTGCCGCGAATCTCTTGTAGATTCAATCCGTCGTGCAACTGACTTGATGCTTGCTGGTAAAGTTGCCGTTGTAGCAGGTTATGGTGATGTTGGAAAAGGTTCTGCTGAATCTCTTCGTGGAGCCGGATGCCGTGTTTTGGTTACTGAAATTGATCCAATCTGTGCGCTTCAGGCTGCAATGGACGGTTTTGAAGTTGTAACAATGGACGAGGCTGCTACACGTGCTAATATCTTTGTTACTGCAACCGGAAACTACAAGATTATCACAGATCGTCATTTCCTTAAAATGCGTGACAAAGCAGTTGTTTGTAACATCGGTCACTTCGATAATGAAATCGATATGGCTTGGTTAAACTCAACTTACGGAACTTCAAAAACTCAGATCAAACCACAGGTTGATATTTATTCTGTTGAAGGAAAAGATATTATCATTCTTGCGGAAGGTCGTTTGGTTAACTTGGGTTGTGCAATGGGTCACCCATCTTTCGTGATGTCATGCTCCTTCTCTAACCAGACGCTTGCTCAGATCGAACTTTGGACTAACACGTCTGCTTACGAGAAAAAAGTTTACGTTCTTCCGAAAGCTTTGGATGAAAAAGTAGCTGCTTTCCACCTTGCTCACGTTGGTGCGAAACTTGAAACGCTTTCTGATGAGCAGGCTGCTTATATTGGTGTATCTACCGAAGGTCCTTACAAAGCGGATACTTACAGATATTAA
- a CDS encoding mechanosensitive ion channel family protein — protein sequence MLFLQISKIVDPIFSKLDKWFDLGIGFVPNIIIAILLLVIFRYLASYLGGLMSKGLSRASHNEALVSLVSALTRIIIFTTGLFFALGILGLDKTVTSLVAGAGVLALAVGFAFQDLTTNFISGAFIAIQRPIKVGDVIETNGFTGKVKSINLRSVIIDNLAGQQIEIPSKDIFQKPITNFTYSGERRVQVECGISFTEDLALIEKISLQAIQSLGFLSATRQVDFSYTKFGTSTIDFQVQFWIDQVKIGPGAAKSEAIKALKTAFDIHGISIPVRPTEVVGEVKKE from the coding sequence ATGTTATTTCTTCAGATTTCAAAAATAGTGGACCCGATTTTCTCAAAATTGGACAAATGGTTTGACCTCGGTATAGGATTCGTACCGAACATCATCATTGCTATTTTATTGTTAGTCATTTTCCGTTACCTGGCCAGCTATTTAGGCGGATTAATGTCAAAAGGTTTGAGCCGGGCTTCACATAATGAAGCGTTGGTGAGCTTGGTTTCAGCCTTGACACGCATTATTATCTTTACAACGGGGCTATTCTTTGCTTTGGGAATATTGGGGTTGGATAAAACCGTCACGTCGCTAGTGGCTGGTGCAGGAGTACTTGCATTGGCAGTTGGTTTTGCGTTTCAGGATTTGACTACCAATTTTATTTCCGGAGCATTTATCGCGATTCAGCGGCCAATCAAAGTTGGTGATGTGATTGAAACAAATGGATTTACAGGAAAGGTAAAGTCTATTAACCTCCGTTCAGTAATTATTGACAATCTAGCAGGGCAACAGATTGAAATTCCGAGTAAAGATATTTTTCAAAAGCCAATTACGAATTTTACCTATTCCGGTGAACGCAGGGTTCAGGTCGAATGCGGGATTTCCTTTACAGAAGATCTTGCATTAATTGAAAAAATAAGTTTGCAGGCCATTCAATCGCTCGGGTTTTTGAGTGCGACAAGACAAGTTGATTTTAGCTATACCAAATTTGGCACAAGTACCATTGATTTTCAGGTTCAGTTCTGGATTGATCAGGTGAAAATTGGTCCGGGAGCGGCGAAAAGTGAAGCGATTAAAGCTTTGAAAACTGCTTTTGATATTCATGGAATTTCCATTCCGGTTCGTCCGACGGAAGTTGTTGGTGAAGTAAAAAAAGAATAG
- a CDS encoding LolA family protein: MKRLRIISFVLSAIVFSTILLTTAQAQGDKKSTAILDAMSNKYQKIKSFKAIFTYTPDGGKPLKGDATVKGTKFRLKMAGQEIFNDGKLMATYIKETNEVNLQDFDPSAGGDLDPTRIYSAYKKGFKYAYLQEKKEGAKTFDVVELTSTGKNSQVDKVQIEVSKADNSINSWKIFQKNGQKVTYKVEQFQPDVTVADNFFTFNAKQFPGVEVVDLR; this comes from the coding sequence ATGAAAAGATTAAGAATAATCTCATTTGTGCTCTCTGCTATTGTATTTTCAACAATTTTGTTAACAACGGCACAAGCCCAGGGAGATAAAAAATCGACTGCTATTTTGGATGCGATGAGCAACAAGTATCAGAAAATAAAATCTTTTAAAGCAATTTTTACTTACACGCCAGATGGCGGAAAACCGTTGAAAGGTGATGCAACAGTAAAAGGAACCAAGTTTCGTTTGAAAATGGCCGGTCAGGAGATTTTTAATGATGGTAAGCTGATGGCTACATATATCAAAGAAACGAATGAGGTTAATCTCCAGGATTTCGACCCATCTGCCGGTGGTGATCTTGACCCGACAAGAATTTATTCAGCCTACAAAAAAGGATTTAAATACGCCTATTTGCAGGAGAAAAAAGAAGGTGCCAAAACTTTCGATGTTGTAGAATTAACGTCGACCGGTAAAAATAGTCAGGTTGATAAAGTTCAGATTGAGGTTAGTAAAGCGGATAATTCCATAAACAGCTGGAAAATATTCCAGAAAAATGGTCAAAAAGTGACTTACAAAGTGGAGCAATTTCAGCCGGATGTAACAGTTGCTGACAATTTTTTCACTTTCAATGCAAAACAATTTCCAGGTGTTGAAGTTGTAGATTTACGATAA
- a CDS encoding ROK family protein, giving the protein MKLWGIDLGGTKIECAVLDSENDLAVVIRKRLPTESDKGYEHILSQIKKLIDLVAEEIGERPTKIGFATPGVSEPDTNLMKNSNTTCLNGKPMQKDLEDILGIPVKLANDANSFALAEALMGAGRDYPDAEVVFGVIMGTGVGGGLVVNKKIIGGHHGIGGEWGHNILEENGQPCYCGKKGCVEQVISGPALERFYFQQSGEKLSLKTILEKYQAGTDVHAAATIDRLLEYYGRAISTLINVLDPGLIVIGGGVGNIDLLYTEGYERIKKYIFNNGVITTPILKPNLGDSAGVFGAALL; this is encoded by the coding sequence ATGAAACTCTGGGGAATAGATTTAGGAGGCACAAAAATAGAATGTGCCGTTTTGGATTCAGAAAACGATTTAGCAGTTGTCATCCGTAAAAGGCTTCCAACTGAGTCTGATAAGGGATATGAGCATATTTTATCCCAAATAAAAAAACTGATTGATTTAGTAGCAGAAGAAATAGGGGAGCGCCCGACCAAAATCGGTTTTGCAACGCCGGGAGTTTCTGAGCCGGATACCAATCTGATGAAAAACTCAAACACAACCTGTTTGAATGGCAAACCGATGCAGAAAGACCTGGAAGATATTCTGGGAATTCCTGTAAAACTGGCCAACGATGCAAATTCATTTGCGCTTGCAGAAGCCTTAATGGGAGCTGGAAGAGATTATCCGGATGCAGAAGTTGTTTTCGGAGTGATCATGGGAACAGGCGTAGGCGGAGGATTGGTTGTCAACAAAAAGATCATTGGAGGCCATCACGGCATCGGTGGTGAATGGGGACATAATATTCTTGAAGAAAATGGCCAGCCTTGTTACTGCGGTAAAAAAGGATGTGTTGAACAAGTTATTTCCGGACCGGCTCTTGAAAGATTTTATTTTCAGCAAAGCGGCGAGAAATTGTCTTTAAAAACAATTTTGGAAAAATACCAGGCAGGTACAGATGTTCACGCAGCTGCAACAATTGACCGTTTGCTTGAATATTACGGACGTGCGATTTCAACATTGATCAACGTGCTGGATCCGGGGCTGATCGTGATTGGGGGTGGGGTTGGAAATATTGATCTGCTTTACACGGAAGGTTACGAAAGAATCAAAAAGTATATTTTTAACAATGGTGTGATCACAACGCCAATCCTGAAACCAAATCTTGGTGACAGCGCAGGCGTTTTTGGCGCTGCATTGTTGTAA
- the fucP gene encoding L-fucose:H+ symporter permease encodes MSSISSSGKEITKAKFTESRFLVTITFVTSLFMLWGIAITMGDVLNKHFQHTLSLTKTQSAFVQFAIFGAYFVMGIPAGLFMKRFGYKNGVLLGLSLFALGSFLFVPAANVGSFLLFVSALFILGCGLSTLETVAHPFVASLGDQRTSDQRINFAQAFNALGAILGPAIGSYFLLRNNVEGSTDLTSVKVLYMVIGGVIATIAICFSFVKVPPLTDPHVEALDPDAVNVDVKPGKKLSEHRHFVWAVAAQFFNVAAQSGTWAFFINYGHEKMGFTDEVAGNYMVLFMAFMLAGRFIGTLLMRFIAPHSLLAIFAVGNILMATIVAQSFGWPSFIALLMINFFMSIMFPTIFSLGLKNLGSHTQQASSFISMGVVGGALFPFVMGAVAEHDVASAYYLPIICYFVIFLFGYKFYKVQ; translated from the coding sequence ATGAGCTCAATTTCTTCGTCTGGTAAGGAAATTACCAAGGCCAAATTTACAGAAAGCCGATTCCTTGTCACCATCACTTTCGTAACATCGCTCTTCATGTTATGGGGTATTGCGATCACGATGGGTGATGTTTTGAACAAACATTTTCAGCATACTTTAAGTCTTACCAAAACACAATCTGCTTTCGTTCAATTTGCCATTTTTGGAGCTTATTTTGTCATGGGAATTCCAGCGGGTTTGTTCATGAAACGTTTCGGATATAAAAACGGAGTGCTTCTTGGACTTTCTCTTTTTGCACTGGGTTCATTTTTATTCGTTCCGGCAGCTAACGTAGGTTCTTTTCTGCTTTTTGTATCTGCATTATTTATTCTGGGCTGTGGTTTATCCACACTTGAAACCGTTGCGCATCCATTTGTAGCATCTCTTGGCGACCAGCGTACAAGTGATCAGCGTATTAACTTTGCACAGGCTTTTAACGCGTTAGGCGCAATTCTCGGACCTGCTATCGGGTCTTATTTTTTGCTTCGTAATAATGTTGAAGGAAGTACGGATCTGACTTCGGTTAAGGTTCTTTACATGGTGATCGGTGGTGTAATTGCTACAATTGCCATTTGCTTTTCTTTTGTAAAAGTACCCCCATTAACTGATCCACATGTTGAAGCACTGGATCCGGACGCAGTAAATGTTGATGTAAAACCTGGTAAAAAATTAAGCGAACACAGACATTTCGTTTGGGCAGTTGCTGCACAGTTTTTTAACGTTGCGGCACAATCCGGTACCTGGGCATTTTTTATTAACTACGGCCATGAAAAAATGGGCTTCACGGACGAAGTTGCGGGTAACTACATGGTATTGTTCATGGCATTTATGCTTGCTGGTCGTTTTATCGGGACTTTGCTGATGCGTTTTATTGCCCCTCATTCACTTTTGGCAATTTTTGCTGTTGGAAATATTTTGATGGCAACAATCGTTGCGCAAAGCTTCGGATGGCCTTCATTTATCGCCTTGCTGATGATTAACTTCTTCATGAGTATCATGTTCCCGACTATTTTCAGTTTGGGTTTGAAAAATCTTGGTTCTCATACACAACAGGCTTCTTCATTCATTTCGATGGGTGTTGTAGGTGGTGCATTGTTCCCGTTTGTAATGGGCGCTGTGGCTGAACACGACGTAGCTTCCGCATATTACTTGCCGATCATCTGCTATTTTGTGATATTTTTGTTCGGTTATAAATTTTACAAAGTTCAATAG
- a CDS encoding glucuronyl esterase domain-containing protein: MKNKFWLPLFLFSISISSYGQNKESNLPDALTFNSGKKVTSAKQWNARREELLQTFRKEMYGTSPGRPKDMRFEVFDNDKNALGGKATRKQITVHIRENGREAKFDILLYIPNKAKHPVPAIIGINFIGNHAINADPGIKLSKAWVESSKNSPCVVDGKATDACRGLNASQWPVDSILDAGFALATIYREEIASDRNEESFKTGVHVLYPELQNREDNFGTVAAWAWALSRGMDYLETDKEINSKKVTVFGFSRLGKAALWAGADDTRFAEVISNESGAGGAKLFYRGKGENIRRLNTVFPHWYAKSFRKYIDKDTLLPFDQHLIIDLIAPRPVYVASAEGDKNSDPEGEFASVKEADKVYRFLKTNGLPVKEIPALNTPVMGQVGYHIRTGGHDVTSFDWHQFLIFSNLRLQK; this comes from the coding sequence ATGAAAAATAAATTCTGGTTGCCGCTTTTTTTATTTTCAATAAGTATTTCGTCTTATGGTCAAAATAAAGAATCTAATCTTCCTGATGCTCTGACTTTTAATAGTGGTAAGAAAGTAACTTCCGCAAAACAATGGAATGCCAGAAGAGAAGAGCTGCTTCAAACTTTTCGAAAAGAAATGTATGGAACTTCTCCCGGTCGGCCCAAGGATATGCGTTTTGAGGTTTTTGATAACGACAAAAACGCATTAGGAGGAAAAGCTACCCGAAAACAAATTACGGTTCATATCAGGGAAAATGGCAGAGAAGCCAAGTTTGATATTCTTCTCTATATTCCAAATAAAGCCAAACATCCCGTTCCTGCGATTATTGGTATAAACTTTATCGGCAATCATGCAATTAATGCTGATCCTGGAATAAAACTTAGCAAAGCCTGGGTAGAAAGTAGTAAAAATTCGCCATGCGTAGTGGATGGAAAAGCTACGGATGCATGTCGCGGATTGAATGCAAGTCAATGGCCGGTTGACAGTATTCTGGATGCCGGTTTTGCGCTGGCTACGATTTACAGAGAAGAAATTGCCTCGGACAGAAATGAAGAATCTTTTAAAACGGGAGTCCACGTTTTGTACCCGGAACTTCAAAATCGGGAAGATAATTTTGGAACCGTAGCTGCCTGGGCCTGGGCTTTGAGCCGGGGAATGGATTATCTGGAAACCGATAAAGAAATTAATTCAAAAAAAGTTACTGTTTTTGGTTTTTCAAGACTAGGGAAAGCAGCACTTTGGGCAGGTGCCGATGATACTCGTTTTGCCGAGGTAATCAGCAACGAATCCGGTGCCGGCGGAGCGAAATTATTCTATCGAGGGAAAGGTGAAAATATCCGGAGATTAAATACTGTTTTTCCACATTGGTATGCTAAAAGTTTTAGGAAATATATAGATAAGGATACCTTACTTCCATTCGATCAGCATCTTATAATTGATTTGATTGCACCCCGACCGGTATACGTAGCGAGCGCGGAAGGAGATAAAAATTCTGACCCGGAAGGTGAATTTGCTTCTGTAAAAGAGGCTGATAAGGTCTATCGTTTTCTGAAAACTAATGGCTTACCTGTTAAGGAAATACCTGCATTAAATACGCCTGTTATGGGACAGGTGGGCTACCATATTCGCACGGGCGGGCATGATGTTACAAGTTTTGATTGGCATCAGTTTCTAATTTTCTCTAACTTACGCCTCCAAAAATAA